The sequence CGGGCTTACCAAACTTTTTTTGCAAATACGGAGCATTTGTTTGCTCAACTGCGTTGAGGTGTTTTATGAAAAAGACGATTTCTGTACTGCTGGCACTGGTACTGACGGTGGGACTGTTCTCTGCCTGCTCAAAGGATGGTAAGGAGGAGACGACCACGGCTGCGCCTGCCGCTTACACCCTGGCCTATACGTATGACAGCCATTATAAGCAGACGGACCCCAGTGCTGTGCGGGCGTATGAGAAGATCGCCAAAGCCATTGCAGAGGGCGGTGTGGCCGTGCGGGTGAATACGGATATGATGGACGATGTGAACCGGCTGCTGTACACAGGCTTTCCGCTGATGGCGCTGGTGGACACGGTTTCGGTGAACAGCGACAATTCCGGCGTGACCATCAAATATAAAAACGATACGGATACGCATCGCCGGCTGGTGGGCGCCTTTTCCCAAAAGGTCCATACCATTCTGAAAGCCTGCGGCAAGGGCACGGTGAGCAATAATGTGTATCTCCTCAATGTGTACCACTATGTGGCAACCCACACGACTTATGACGACAGTGCGACCGACACTTACACCGCCATTTTGCAAGGCAAGGGCATGAGTGCTGCCATCAGCGGTATGTTTGAGTTCCTGCTGCAACAGGGCGGGGTGGACGCCGGGCATATCGTCGGCAAGGACGCCGCCGGTAATCCCTGGTACTTTACCCGTTGTACCCTGGGCGACACGGTGTATAACTTTGATGTGGCAACGGAGCTGTCTGTGCGCAAAGGGGAGGGGCTGACCTGCTTTGCTATGACGGATAAGGAACTGCAAACCGGTGGACTGCAAAAAGGTTTTACCTACTCGGATAATGAAAAGGCGCCGGCAGTGAAGATGAAAAAGAACCCCTATGCCGCCCTACGCTCCTGTGCGTACTTTACGCTGGAGGGCAACACCCTAACTGCCGTCTTGTACAGCGGTAAGACCGCCGCCTTTACTCTGTAAAGGAACAAATAACAACCAAGCGAAGTGATGTGTAACCCGACACCGCCGCTTTGGAGCCGCCGAAAAACTTTCGGCGGTTTTTTTGTATCATTTGTCTATGAATTCTGCACATTTTGGAAAATAATAGACAAAAACAGAGAAAAATGTCTAAAAATATTTTGGACATTACAAGTTGCACAGAAAATTTCTGCGGACAAATTTCTTTTTTGGTTGTAATTGATAAACCGATTTGTTATAATATTGCAGAAATATGACACAGGGGGAGATCCAATGGCAGAACAAACCGGCCTGAAAGCAAAAGCCACAGGCCTCATCGACAACATTAAGTACTACTGGACAGAACCGCCGAAAGGCAAGTATATGTCTTTCAAAGAGGTGGCTGCTTATTCCGTAGGCGGTATCGGCGCATACTTCTTGATTTCTATGGGCGCTGCGCTAGTCGTCTCTACCACAAATATGATCGTAGGCGGCGCAATCGGCGTTGCACCTATGGATATGTATGTGCTTTACCTGATTTCTACCTTGGCAAACATTCCGCTGACGGCGGTGCGTGCCAACATGGTAGATAATACACGCGGTAAGGGCGGTAAATATCGTCCCTACCTGATTTCTATGGGTATTCCTACCGCCGTGATTTCCTTGGCGTATGTGTGGTTCCCGTATGATTCTATGTATTCCTTATTCTCCGGTAAGATTATGGGGTACGAGGGCGGCTACATAGCTAAGTGCGTCATGGTATTGATCTTTAACTTGTTGCTGCAGTTCTTCTTTAACTTCTTCCAGGATGCATATACCAACTTGATTCACGTGCTTTCTCCCAATACGCAGGAGAGAACGGATGTTTTGGCAATCAAGAGCGTTGTGTATTCCTTAGCACCGTCTATCATCAATATCGTGCTGCCGTTGGTTGCGCAGTTTGCCACCAACAACGACCTGTATGATATTCGTGTGTATCGGATTTCTTACCCGGTGTTTGCCGTTCTCGGTATGGTGCTGACCATTATGGTTTATGCCAACACACAGGAAAAAATCGTGCAGGCTAAGACCCATACCATTCAGATTAGCTTTATTGACTCCTTTAAGGCAGTTGCCAAGAATAAGTATTTCTGGATTATTGCTTTGGCCGGATGGATTGGCTTCTTGGAGAGTGCATACGGCAATATTTTGACCTGGTCTTATAACTACGGTCATACCTGCAGTGGCGGTACATTCGCCTTGATTCAAACCTTGACCGGTAACGCTTCTTTGTGGGGTATGTTATTGGCCCCCATTTGTATTCGCAAGTGGGGCAAGAAGAAGGTACTGATTGCCGTAAACTTTGCAAACATTGTTTGTATTCTTTCTATGATTATCAATATGCGCAGCATTTGGTGGCTGTTTATCTGCGTGTACTTTAACTGGTTGGTTGGTGCATTTGAACAGATTACCACACCTGCCATTCAGGCAGATATTCGTGACTATCAGCAGTATCGTTCCGGTGAGCGTATTGACGGTATGTTTGCAACCGTGCTGACCATTGGTAATATCGTAACATTGCTGACCTCTGCCGTTCTGCCTGCTGTGTATCAGAGATACGGCGTGTATGAGGGCAACGGCTACAAAAACTCCTTTGATATTTTGGATGTAAACAACGGCGACCCGGACTTGCTGTACAAGCTGATGAGCGTGCTGATTATTATGGCTGCCGTGGGTGCATTCCTGAATATGGCGCCTTACTTCTTCTATGATTTTAATGAGAAGAAGCAAAAGAGCGTAATCCGCGTGTTGCAGGTGCGTTCTCTGTTTGAGGACTTTGGCAACAAGGCGCTGAATAATCACCAGATTGTTGAAGCCATTGATATGGTAAACAACGCCCGTGAAATGGCTGTTGCTACACCTAAGACCGTAGATAAGAGCAGCTATCGCAATATCAGCGATAAGGCAGAGCGTAAGGCTGCCAAAAAGCAGTATCGTGCTGATTTGGAATACAATGAGGAAATTGAGATTTCTCAGTTCGTCTGCAAAGAGCTGGATAAGTTCGGCCTGCCTGTAACGCAGCATCAGGTTGCGGAGTATTCTAAGGTATATGCGCTGGGTCTGGACGGCATTAAGTCTGCTGATTTGGCAGAGCTGCGTCGGGAGCTGGCTGCTGCGAAGGCTATGCCGAAGGATACGGAAGATGAGAAAGAAATCCGTAGTTTCTCTATTGAAATTGCTAAGAAAAAGATTTCTGCCAAGAAGGCACACGATAAGTATTACGGCACCGTAAAAGAATTCGTTTCTCCGGATATGGAGGCACTGACCGAGCTGTTCAATCGTGAGGACGACCTGGACGCGCGTATTGCTGAATTGGTTGAGGCCAAGGAAGTTGCCCGCAAGGCGAGGGACTTGGATAAGGTTCGTGAGTTGCGTGCTGAAATTAAGAATGTACAGGCACAGCGTAAGTCTGTATTGGCAAAATCTAAGGCTTTGCAGGACGAGTTTGCACGCTTTAACCGTGCGGCGAAGCCCTACAATGACGCACAGAAGCTGCTGGTACAGGAAGAGAATTACAAGCACTTTGACGAAATTGCCGCTTTGTATGATGAAGCAAAGGCTGCCGCTGCTGAGGAAGACAAGCAGAAGGAAGCTCGCTTAGCTGAGAAGCGTGCAGAGGAAGAGGCAGAACTGGCTCGCCGCAAGGCCGAGAAGGCTGCCAAGAAGCGTAAGTAATCAAAAAGTAAACCCTACATAACGAAAACCCCATTTCCGCATAGGATAAACTATGACAGGAAATGGGGTTTTTATGATGATATATGAGATCAAGGTTGGTTCTGTGACCAACGCACAAAGGGGGGCCAAGCTGCTGAAAAATGCGGGTTACCGTGTGTTTGTACACAAGCAGCTGCGCCCCAGCCCGGCGGACGGATGCGGGTATCTGTTACGGCTGGAGGACGGCGATGGGGAGGCGCTGGAACTGCTACGGCAGCATGGGGTGCGGATCACCGGGGTGGAGCAGCTATGATTTATTTAGACAATGCGGCCACCACCTATCCCAAGCCGTTTTCCGTGCTGGAGACGGTGTACCGGGCCAATCGTAAGTATGCGTATAACAGTGGGCGTGGCGGCTATCGGGAGTCTGTGCAGACGGCAGAAAAGATTTTTGCTGTGCGGGACTGCCTGGGCCGCTTTTTTCATTGCCCGGAGCAGAATATTGTGTTTACCAACAATTGCACGACTGCAGTGAATACGGCACTGAAAGGACTGCTGAAGCCCGGGGATCATGTGCTGATCTCCGCCTTGGAGCATAATGCGGTGTTTCGACCCATCTACAAGCTGGCCCGGGAGGGGCGTATCACCTACGACCTGGTGCCGTATCACCCGGACCCGGACCGCTTTTTACAGAATATCCGGGCACTGGAGCAGCCCAATACGGCGATGGTGGCCATGCTCCATGCTTCCAATGTGTTTGGGGTGGTACACCCGCTGGGGCTTGTTGGCGACTACTGTCACCGCAAGGGCTGGCTCTTTGTGGTAGACGCCGCTCAAAGCGCAGGCATTTTGCCTATTGATATGCAGGCAATGCATATTTCCGCCCTGTGCGCCCCGGGGCATAAAAGTCTGTTCGGCACCATGGGCACCGGCGTGCTGGCGCTGGCTGACGGCATTTCACCGGACAGCCTGACCGAAGGGGGTACCGGCAGCCACTCCTTTGACCCGCAAATGCCGCCGGATCTGCCGGATCGGCTGGAGGCAGGAACGCTGAACAACCCGGGTATTCTCTCTCTGGGTGCCGGTGTGCGGTTTATTGAAAAGACCGGTCGGGCAGAAATACACGAGTACGAAATGCGCTTGACCCGATGGTTGTATGAGGAGTTGGCCGCCTGTCCGGGGATAAAGCTGTACACGCCCCCGGAGCATATTGGCGTGCCGGTGCTCAGCTTTAATGTGGACGACCGCACCTCGGAGGAGACAGCAGCTTATTTGGCTGCCCGGCAGATCGCTGTGCGTGGCGGGTATCACTGCGCCCCTTGCGCCCATCGGTTTTTTGGTACGGATAAGCGGGGCACTGTGCGGATCAGTCCCGGCGTGTTTACCGGGATGAACGAATGTGAATATTTCCTGAATTCTGTAAAATTCCGGGAATAACCCTTTATTTGACTTTCAAAGTATGTTACAATCAGTATAAGGAATTGTATAAGTGAGGATGTGAATGTATGAGTGCCATCGGCGACTTCTTTAATAAGATACTCAGCGTGTTTTCCACCTTTGGCATTAGCGACGCACTGGATATTCTGTTTGTGGCCGTAATCATTTATGGCTGCATTCGCATTATTCGTGAAACGCGGGCAATGCAGTTGGCTAAGGGCATCTTGCTACTGCTGGTGATGTATGGCATTGTTAATTTGCTGCACATGGAGGCTTCCAGCTTTATCTTTAAGAGCATTTTTTCCAATATTTTGCTGCTGGCGGCTATTTTATTCAGTCCGGAGCTGCGGAATATTTTGGAGCAGGTGGGTAAAGGCGCCACCGGTAAGAGCCTAAAGACGATCATTCACCCGGGAGTTGCCATTGATGTGGCGGAGATCGGCGACTGTATTGAGGCCACTTGTAAGGCCTGCTCGGATATGAGCGACCAGCATGTGGGCGCCCTCATCGTGTTTGAGAACGAGACGATGCTGGGCGATATTATTGCCAGCGGCACGGAACTGCACGCCAAGGCCTCTCGCCAGTTGATTGAGAATGTGTTTTTCCCCAAATCACCGCTCCATGACGGCGCACTTGTGATTCGGGACGGGCGGCTGTACGCAGCCGGTTGTATTCTGCCTTTGACCAAAAAGAGCGTGTCCTCCGCCCTGGGCACCCGCCACCGTGCGGGTATCGGTTTGACGGAGCAGTCCGACGCTGTGGTGGTGATTGTCAGCGAGGAAACCGGTGCCATTTCCGTTGCTATAGGCGGTGTGCTGAACCACGATGTGTCTGACGGCGATCTGCGCGATATTTTGAAAACGGAATTTCTGCCCAGCGGTTCCTCCTCAGACGATAAAATTATCTCCCGTCTGGTAAGGAGGATGAAAAAATGAGCGAACAGCAAAAGCCCAAAAAGCGCTTTTCTTTGCGCAAGCTGATCTATAATGACAAGAACTTAATTATTATTTCTCTGCTGGCGGCGGTGTGCATTTGGATTGCCACCTCGATGAATTTGTCACCGGAGACCACCAAGAATATTTCTGTTCCGCTGAAGATCGACTTTTCCGACACGGTGACGGAGGAGTTGGGATTTAAGTGCTACGGCGAGAGCAGTATGACGGTGAATGTGACCGTACGAGCCAAGAAGTACCTGGCTAAGGATATTTCTGCCGACGATTTGGATGTGAAGCTGCAAACCAGTTCGGTGACCACCACCGGCATCCACGAGGTTCCCATCAGTGTCAGCGCCGGGGACAGCGGCGATTTTACCGTTGAGAGCTATTATCCTACTGTGTATACCGGATACTTTGATGTACCGGAGGAGCAGGAGATGGAAATTAAGCTGAATTACAACACGAAGGACTATGTGGCAGACGGCTTTGTGGCAGGGGAGAGCCTGCTCAACGAACCGAATGTGGTGGTTAGCGGCCCCAAGACCTATGTTGCACGGGTCAGCAAGGTAGTAGCCGATGTGAATTTAAACGACAAGCTGTCGGAGACTGCCACCATCAATATTGAGCCAAAGGCCGTGGATGTGTACGGTAACAAGGTGGACTACATTTCCCTGAATTACGGCGCAGAGAAGTTGACCTTGACCATACCGGTACTCAAGGTGAAGCAGTTGAGTACCCATGTGACCTTAACAGACGCGCCGGAGTCGGTAGATCTGTCTAAGATCAAGATTTATTACAGTACAGACAGCATTCGCGCCGGCG comes from Oscillospiraceae bacterium and encodes:
- a CDS encoding MFS transporter, with translation MAEQTGLKAKATGLIDNIKYYWTEPPKGKYMSFKEVAAYSVGGIGAYFLISMGAALVVSTTNMIVGGAIGVAPMDMYVLYLISTLANIPLTAVRANMVDNTRGKGGKYRPYLISMGIPTAVISLAYVWFPYDSMYSLFSGKIMGYEGGYIAKCVMVLIFNLLLQFFFNFFQDAYTNLIHVLSPNTQERTDVLAIKSVVYSLAPSIINIVLPLVAQFATNNDLYDIRVYRISYPVFAVLGMVLTIMVYANTQEKIVQAKTHTIQISFIDSFKAVAKNKYFWIIALAGWIGFLESAYGNILTWSYNYGHTCSGGTFALIQTLTGNASLWGMLLAPICIRKWGKKKVLIAVNFANIVCILSMIINMRSIWWLFICVYFNWLVGAFEQITTPAIQADIRDYQQYRSGERIDGMFATVLTIGNIVTLLTSAVLPAVYQRYGVYEGNGYKNSFDILDVNNGDPDLLYKLMSVLIIMAAVGAFLNMAPYFFYDFNEKKQKSVIRVLQVRSLFEDFGNKALNNHQIVEAIDMVNNAREMAVATPKTVDKSSYRNISDKAERKAAKKQYRADLEYNEEIEISQFVCKELDKFGLPVTQHQVAEYSKVYALGLDGIKSADLAELRRELAAAKAMPKDTEDEKEIRSFSIEIAKKKISAKKAHDKYYGTVKEFVSPDMEALTELFNREDDLDARIAELVEAKEVARKARDLDKVRELRAEIKNVQAQRKSVLAKSKALQDEFARFNRAAKPYNDAQKLLVQEENYKHFDEIAALYDEAKAAAAEEDKQKEARLAEKRAEEEAELARRKAEKAAKKRK
- the cdaA gene encoding diadenylate cyclase CdaA; this encodes MSAIGDFFNKILSVFSTFGISDALDILFVAVIIYGCIRIIRETRAMQLAKGILLLLVMYGIVNLLHMEASSFIFKSIFSNILLLAAILFSPELRNILEQVGKGATGKSLKTIIHPGVAIDVAEIGDCIEATCKACSDMSDQHVGALIVFENETMLGDIIASGTELHAKASRQLIENVFFPKSPLHDGALVIRDGRLYAAGCILPLTKKSVSSALGTRHRAGIGLTEQSDAVVVIVSEETGAISVAIGGVLNHDVSDGDLRDILKTEFLPSGSSSDDKIISRLVRRMKK
- a CDS encoding aminotransferase class V-fold PLP-dependent enzyme; the encoded protein is MIYLDNAATTYPKPFSVLETVYRANRKYAYNSGRGGYRESVQTAEKIFAVRDCLGRFFHCPEQNIVFTNNCTTAVNTALKGLLKPGDHVLISALEHNAVFRPIYKLAREGRITYDLVPYHPDPDRFLQNIRALEQPNTAMVAMLHASNVFGVVHPLGLVGDYCHRKGWLFVVDAAQSAGILPIDMQAMHISALCAPGHKSLFGTMGTGVLALADGISPDSLTEGGTGSHSFDPQMPPDLPDRLEAGTLNNPGILSLGAGVRFIEKTGRAEIHEYEMRLTRWLYEELAACPGIKLYTPPEHIGVPVLSFNVDDRTSEETAAYLAARQIAVRGGYHCAPCAHRFFGTDKRGTVRISPGVFTGMNECEYFLNSVKFRE
- a CDS encoding CdaR family protein is translated as MSEQQKPKKRFSLRKLIYNDKNLIIISLLAAVCIWIATSMNLSPETTKNISVPLKIDFSDTVTEELGFKCYGESSMTVNVTVRAKKYLAKDISADDLDVKLQTSSVTTTGIHEVPISVSAGDSGDFTVESYYPTVYTGYFDVPEEQEMEIKLNYNTKDYVADGFVAGESLLNEPNVVVSGPKTYVARVSKVVADVNLNDKLSETATINIEPKAVDVYGNKVDYISLNYGAEKLTLTIPVLKVKQLSTHVTLTDAPESVDLSKIKIYYSTDSIRAGVLAGTDIKAAELGEVHFTDLRVGENTFTFNATQLEGITVLDDTEKVTVRVVVPSDYTSKDIDVSAAGVKLNNVPAGYTAKVTALNSDSVTIIGPKSAIRGLKAKNVMLSCDLTAKKGESIKTGTRQLPVTVSIAKADGTWAYGTYQATVELSKK